From Medicago truncatula cultivar Jemalong A17 chromosome 7, MtrunA17r5.0-ANR, whole genome shotgun sequence, a single genomic window includes:
- the LOC11427130 gene encoding dirigent protein 17, translated as MEEGKEENKEGSNSSAARVYDFPGEPAIVIDGVPEIVSGSSSSAVPSSSNALSIVEPHRKLGLGEWFVGRDVQKLFMGRYYSGRVTEYDMESGWYHVEYEDGDSEDLDWLELKEVLSPLEVGISLKTMAQRVVRNSKKSIPKSGKTGARSQNLQIKTKRTRGN; from the coding sequence ATGGAAGAGGGCAAAGAAGAAAATAAGGAGGGATCTAATTCTTCCGCGGCAAGGGTTTATGATTTTCCTGGAGAGCCTGCGATTGTAATTGATGGAGTGCCTGAAATAGTATCCGGTAGCAGCAGCAGCGCTGTCCCTTCCAGCAGCAATGCTTTGAGTATCGTCGAACCACATAGGAAATTGGGTTTAGGCGAATGGTTCGTGGGGAGGGATGTTCAAAAATTGTTTATGGGACGTTATTACTCGGGTAGAGTAACTGAGTATGACATGGAATCTGGGTGGTACCATGTTGAGTATGAAGACGGTGATTCTGAAGATCTTGATTGGCTGGAGTTGAAGGAAGTTCTCAGTCCTTTAGAAGTTGGAATTTCACTCAAGACAATGGCTCAGAGGGTTGTTCGGAATAGTAAGAAATCTATTCCTAAATCTGGGAAGACTGGTGCTCGTTCGCAAAATCTTCAAATCAAAACAAAGAGAACAAGAGGAAATTAG
- the LOC11431426 gene encoding dirigent protein 17, protein MESDKGNKQESAAFATGIYEIPGETAVVINGAPVVPDGSGAVPSRDVSSVVETHGNLDLGDWFVGRDVQKLFRERYYSGKVINYDKESGLYKVQYEDGDLEDLDWPELKEVLRPFDVTISLKTLAQRVIWKNKKSLSKSEKKSVGSQNSKIKTKKTNEN, encoded by the coding sequence ATGGAATCAGACAAAGGAAATAAGCAGGAATCAGCTGCTTTTGCAACAGGGATATATGAAATACCTGGAGAGACTGCTGTTGTAATTAACGGGGCGCCAGTAGTCCCCGATGGTAGCGGTGCTGTCCCGTCCCGCGATGTTTCAAGTGTGGTTGAAACTCATGGAAATTTGGATTTAGGTGATTGGTTCGTAGGGAGGGATGTTCAAAAACTGTTTAGGGAAAGGTATTACTCAGGTAAAGTAATCAACTATGACAAAGAATCTGGATTGTACAAGGTTCAATATGAAGATGGTGACTTAGAAGATCTTGATTGGCCGGAGTTGAAGGAAGTTCTTCGTCCTTTCGATGTTACAATTTCTCTCAAGACATTGGCACAAAGGGTTATTTGGAAAAATAAGAAATCTCTTAGCAAATCTGAGAAGAAAAGTGTTGGATCACAAAAttccaaaatcaaaacaaagaaaacaaatgaaaacTAG